In a single window of the Drosophila albomicans strain 15112-1751.03 chromosome 3, ASM965048v2, whole genome shotgun sequence genome:
- the LOC117572472 gene encoding mucin-5AC, with amino-acid sequence MLVNSKRTSLQASTPTPTQPQTPLRMIMWSLGVFIICCVSISSAQDASGYYFPSQNRFVPSAGTFPRQQQQSQQTLNGYRSGNSGFSPAPSPGSYQEQLLFIANENGGGGNKQTPIASNSPYGSPFGASSQFTKPNRQSEYYDISPRPFGVPVSGGGATSATPSNGFTRSKAIRNGGGSSGSLGNSLNGFQPQTQRVNVPHQQTQFLAHFSEPTTTNEKRLGSSSVALRPFGNGGFSPSSTRTRTQAPPAVEDATPQAAATPYRLRSRYQPASATSSSTPSTTTGSSAEVSSKRYNRFGSNRATAKTTSTTTISSSTQNNAPSERPSFGRKPPSPRRPVFISREINEPVSVVSKRPFNYNSANARLKLPRPTPSTTSTTEGVEEEEDDDEEQYEQESQEEQHDHEESSSLEKLPLQEETITPISAIKTETVHSQTHSSEALDTVTSNEDDADKSSSTSSTEESRTESSESHDFTEETTLPNAVHEYEYVEEDDKEKATTSIPKQSESTEEHQTGTEAETTDVTVEIVSTTTQTPSTIGTVKQQSQETSKEQDKSSNTSKQQQEDESEYDDEEGEEGDEEYEYEEGEELDEEEGGEQGHDHKQHSDATTESESESTRSGEHKFDDGREIISVVTTKSVVNGSTAFPAPVTPSTLGTTLSDSQPAPKLEEEEHTETPTVVVETTPMPSDTTPNVTESYVVVASIQTSRSINGARFLPFPAIEQEETKQTLSELERKVHSKQQQKQLDQNESSEEPTTTTTASPTTTSSSTSTSTTSTTERSLPAQGASTESIIDKLDRVQSELSSGVLSGKYQIINQMDASTQATTLSTGSGRFVPNIRKFQPRTTASPSTTSSGAKVKVQHFDESEMDELAGLLPVGFKPKSSYKNRKITTTTTSTTTTTTTTEAPAEEQPKKPSRNSTISRSFKNGVVAVQDVALAGLLPKGYKPPRTTSTTSTTKAPKASSALESLFSDAKFDDSLAALLPKDYKVSSTTSKPAIAVVDDISKFLPPGFTPSSTTQRSPPVAVPFDDLSSFLPPGYKAPKEEPKLPITPVKVDDLSSFLPPGFKLNTTEKSSSSESDDLLASLLPPGYKSKPAVHPASTSTSTTSTTSKPQTSAAPVASSTEAPGGGLKVVFPKGFHKRLGAHRLTTPHTPVEGAEVPNSSPSLVIRKGPPTRATTEFTGWPTPPTTPLSIDKLNVQTINFEDLLTAAGSTSTTTSTTTTTTTTTTTTPRPTKPGHCTADCDLEATIRIIDGVAWKPELLDHNTLEWKNLAHELEAQLNEVYSNAAQLNKWYKKVRIDSFSEGSVLVDYYVELANITEDVDTLEIKQLFHDALVKPTAPMVPDKDAQENETDSVSSPQEEQLVKASYQMGKFTIDPVATEFSVIAKNLHTNVENAEDDLPIPQWAIVVIVIGVGSLVFVVIFGVTVLLNRQKRAKKTPIPLTNDMLNELKVNHMGGADNYGVDDFYNIDDPWNDTKQPIKPKRFTNSMHGSNSSNIYDSWRSTRHPHNSGDYFYDQQPAYSQKGDSLKRPHHGGGGHHHHQQHSHQQPYAGHQQQQGYGHGHQYPDAFADAHQMYSYNNHPSRTRYARDYDPDF; translated from the exons ATGCGTCTGGGTATTATTTTCCTTCACAAAATCGATTTGTGCCATCGGCTGGCACATTTCcgcgccaacagcagcagtcgcagcaaACGCTCAATGGCTATCgcagcggcaacagcggcTTCTCCCCCGCGCCCTCGCCCGGCTCCTACCAGGAGCAGCTCCTCTTCATAGCCAACGAGAATGGCGGGGGTGGCAATAAGCAAACTCCCATTGCTAGCAACTCACCATATGGATCACCATTTGGGGCCAGTTCACAGTTTACG AAACCGAATCGACAGTCGGAGTATTACGATATCTCGCCACGCCCCTTTGGTGTGCCCGTGAGTGGAGGTGGCGCAACGTCCGCAACGCCATCGAATGGATTTACACGCTCCAAGGCGATACGCAATGGTGGTGGAAGCAGTGGCAGCCTAGGGAACAGTTTGAATGGTTTCCAACCGCAGACGCAGCGTGTCAATGTGCCACACCAGCAGACGCAATTTCTGGCGCACTTCAGTGAACCAACAACGACG AATGAGAAGCGCTTGGGATCAAGCAGCGTTGCATTGCGTCCCTTTGGCAATGGCGGCTTCTCGCCAAGCTCGACGCGTACTCGCACTCAGGCACCACCAGCTGTGGAAGATGCCACACCCCAGGCAGCAGCGACGCCCTATCGCCTGCGCAGTCGCTATCAGCCTGCTTCAGCCACATCCTCATCGACGCCTTCCACAACAACGGGCAGCAGCGCAGAGGTGAGCAGCAAACGGTACAATCGCTTTGGCAGCAATCGCGCAACAGCCAAGACAACAAGCACCACAACTATTAGTTCGAGCACACAGAATAATGCGCCCTCGGAGCGTCCTAGTTTTGGTCGTAAGCCGCCAAGTCCCCGTCGACCTGTGTTCATTAGTCGCGAAATTAATGAACCCGTCAGCGTAGTTAGCAAGCGACCCTTTAACTATAACAGCGCCAATGCCCGACTGAAGTTACCACGACCCACTCCAAGCACCACCAGCACTACTGAGGGCGTGGAAGAGGAGGAAGACGACGATGAGGAACAGTACGAGCAGGAATCCCAAGAGGAGCAGCACGACCATGAGGAATCATCGAGTCTGGAGAAGCTGCCGCTTCAAGAGGAGACCATCACACCCATTAGCGCAATCAAGACTGAGACAGTGCACAGCCAGACGCACAGCTCGGAAGCACTGGACACGGTGACCAGCAATGAAGACGATGCCGATAAATcgagcagcaccagcagcacaGAGGAATCCCGAACGGAGTCTTCCGAATCCCACGACTTTACCGAGGAGACCACACTTCCAAATGCTGTTCATGAATACGAATATGTAGAGGAGGATGATAAAGAGAAGGCCACCACGTCGATACCCAAACAGAGCGAGTCCACAGAGGAGCATCAGACAGGCACTGAAGCAGAGACCACCGATGTGACCGTGGAAATTGTCAGCACCACAACCCAGACTCCTAGCACAATTGGAACAGTGAAACAGCAATCTCAGGAAACTTCCAAGGAGCAGGATAAGAGCTCGAACACCTccaagcaacagcaggaaGATGAATCCGAATACGATGACGAAGAAGGCGAAGAAGGTGATGAGGAATACGAGTACGAAGAGGGTGAGGAGTTGGACGAGGAGGAAGGCGGCGAGCAGGGACACGATCACAAGCAGCACAGTGATGCAACCACCGAGTCGGAAAGCGAATCTACGCGAAGTGGTGAGCACAAGTTTGATGATGGACGCGAAATCATTTCTGTGGTAACCACAAAGAGCGTGGTCAATGGCTCCACAGCTTTCCCGGCGCCTGTAACGCCCAGCACTTTGGGCACAACTCTCTCGGACAGTCAGCCAGCCCCCAAGCTAGAGGAGGAAGAGCACACCGAAACACCTACCGTGGTTGTGGAGACAACTCCGATGCCCAGCGACACTACTCCGAATGTAACAGAGAGCTATGTGGTCGTGGCTTCGATACAGACAAGTCGAAGCATCAACGGTGCCCGTTTCCTGCCTTTCCCGGCCATCGAACAGGAAGAAACAAAGCAGACATTATCGGAACTTGAGCGCAAGGTGCActccaagcagcagcagaaacagctcGATCAGAACGAGAGCAGTGAAGAgcccaccacaacaacaactgcatcGCCAACAACGACATCCAGTTCAACCAGCACCAGCACAACCTCAACCACGGAGAGATCTCTGCCAGCACAAGGCGCCTCCACGGAGAGCATCATCGACAAATTGGATCGCGTGCAATCAGAGCTTTCGAGTGGCGTGCTGTCGGGCAAATATCAAATCATCAATCAAATGGATGCATCCACACAAGCCACAACTCTGTCCACGGGATCTGGTCGATTTGTGCCAAACATTCGCAAATTCCAGCCACGGACCACAGCTTCGCCCAGCACCACAAGCAGTGGAGCAAAGGTAAAGGTGCAGCACTTTGATGAAAGCGAAATGGATGAGTTAGCTGGTCTATTGCCAGTGGGATTCAAGCCCAAGTCTAGCTACAAGAATCGCAAAAtcacaacgacaaccacatcgaccacaacaacgacaaccacaacgGAGGCGCCAGCTGAGGAACAACCAAAGAAACCGTCGAGAAACTCGACCATCAGTCGCTCGTTCAAAAATGGAGTTGTTGCCGTGCAGGATGTCGCTTTAGCGGGACTGTTGCCCAAGGGTTACAAGCCACCTAGAACCACAAGCACGACGTCCACAACAAAGGCACCGAAAGCATCATCGGCACTGGAAAGTCTCTTCAGCGATGCGAAATTCGATGACAGTCTGGCCGCTTTATTGCCTAAGGATTACAAGGTTAGCTCGACGACGTCAAAGCCCGCGATTGCCGTTGTTGATGACATATCCAAGTTCCTGCCACCTGGCTTTACTCCATCCTCAACCACTCAGAGATCGCCACCTGTGGCTGTGCCCTTCGATGATCTGAGCAGTTTCTTGCCACCTGGCTACAAAGCACCAAAGGAGGAGCCAAAGCTCCCCATCACACCCGTTAAGGTGGATGATTTGAGCAGCTTCCTGCCGCCAggctttaaattgaataccACTGAAAAGTCTAGCTCAAGTGAGAGTGATGATCTGCTTGCTTCGCTACTACCACCAGGCTACAAGTCAAAACCAGCCGTGCACCCTGCTTCCACCAGCACCAGCACTACCTCGACGACGAGTAAGCCACAAACGAGCGCCGCACCAGTTGCCAGCTCCACAGAGGCACCTGGCGGTGGTCTAAAGGTCGTGTTCCCCAAAGGATTCCACAAACGTTTGGGTGCACATCGTCTGACCACGCCACATACCCCAGTCGAAGGCGCTGAAGTGCCCAACTCGTCGCCGTCGTTGGTGATCCGAAAGGGCCCACCAACACGTGCAACCACCGAGTTTACTGGCTGGCCTACTCCCCCTACGACTCCGCTGTCCATTGACAAACTCAATGTACAGACAATCAACTTTGAGGATCTTCTGACAGCAGCTGGCAGCACTAGCACCACAACAagcaccaccaccacaacaaccaccacgACCACGACGACGCCACGACCCACCAAGCCAGGACACTGCACCGCCGACTGCGATCTAGAGGCCACAATTAGGATTATCGATGGCGTCGCATGGAAACCGGAACTGCTCGATCATAACACGTTAGAGTGGAAGAACCTTGCACACGAACTAGAGGCACAG CTTAACGAAGTCTACTCCAATGCGGCGCAGCTGAACAAATGGTATAAGAAGGTGCGCATCGATAGCTTTAGCGAGGGCAGCGTACTGGTGGATTATTATGTGGAGCTGGCCAACATCACCGAGGATGTGGACACCTTGGAAATAAAGCAACTGTTCCATGATGCGCTCGTCAAGCCAACGGCCCCCATGGTGCCCGACAAGGATGCCCAAGAGAATGAGACGGACAGCGTGTCCAGTCCGCAGGAGGAGCAACTAGTCAAGGCCAGCTATCAGATGGGCAAATTCACCATTGATCCAGTGGCCACCGAGTTTAGTG taATTGCCAAGAATCTGCACACGAATGTGGAGAATGCTGAGGATGATCTGCCCATACCACAGTGGGCGATTGTGGTGATTGTGATTGGTGTGGGCTCGCTCGTATTCGTCGTCATCTTTGGGGTCACAGTG CTGCTTAATCGCCAGAAGCGCGCCAAGAAGACGCCCATTCCTCTGACGAATGACATGCTTAACGAGCTGAAGGTCAACCACATGGGTGGCGCTGACAACTACGGCGTGGATGATTTCTACAACATTGACGATCCTTGGAATGACACCAAGCAGCCGATCAAGCCGAAA CGCTTCACCAATTCGATgcacggcagcaacagcagcaacatctacGATAGCTGGCGTTCAACACGTCATCCACACAACAGCGGTGACTATTTCTATGACCAACAGCCGGCCTACTCCCAAAAGGGTGACTCCCTGAAGCGACCACATCATGGTGGCGGCGGACATcaccaccaccagcagcatTCGCATCAGCAGCCATACGCTggccatcagcagcagcaaggcTATGGCCATGGTCATCAATATCCTGACGCCTTTGCCGATGCACACCAGATGTACAGCTATAATAATCATCCGAGTAGGACGCGGTACGCGCGTGACTACGACCCAGACTTCTAA
- the LOC117569327 gene encoding NTF2-related export protein-like: MNSELRTKVEAACRTAEDFTRVYYASLDNRRHQMGRLYIDSATFSWNGNGATGRETIERYFKELPSSRHQLTTLDAQPILDAAVGNQNTYIILASGTVKYSDQAARNFQQSFVITAENDKWKIASDCYRLQEPL, translated from the exons ATGAACAGC GAACTGCGTACCAAAGTGGAAGCGGCTTGTCGCACAGCCGAAGACTTCACACGTGTGTACTATGCCTCCCTGGACAATCGGCGACAT CAAATGGGACGACTTTACATCGATAGCGCGACGTTCAGTTGGAATGGCAATGGCGCCACTGGACGCGAAACAATCGAACGCTACTTCAAAGAGTTGCCCTCATCGCGCCATCAACTAACCACGCTGGATGCGCAACCGATTTTGGATGCTGCCGTGGGCAATCAGAACACATACATTATCCTGGCCAGCGGCACAGTGAAATATTCGGATCAGGCTGCGCGCAATTTTCAGCAATCGTTTGTGATAACGGCCGAGAAtgataaatggaaaattgccTCTGATTGCTATCGCCTGCAGGAGCCGTTATAA
- the LOC117567328 gene encoding E3 ubiquitin-protein ligase Smurf1 → MNKLDYPRRNGTHKVRITLLCARNLARKDLFRLPDPFAKVQVDGTGQVYSTEISKSSLDPKWNAHYDLFLGRGDCITITVWNQRKIHKGSGFLGCVRIPALTIQSLKGAGFQRLDLGKLSPDDDELVRGQIIISLLPKDGPCSGNPLAIVGPSGDVRGPSEEDSTEDLLPDGWEERRTDNGRIYYVNHATKSTQWDRPRAAATPAGTKSPQQRQNNGNQPPAGPTRSTTCTNLLNGHSNRQATRETTDERRHSTEILSSVGVAGGKENTSPTSGTTTASTTATTPGKKLNSSRAGNAALEPATPNNSSSSGSSSNNTTTNTTGAGTGTGGTTTATGRLHISNTNSNSNNDNHLKTPKHQTSSTAMNGHGHGHVHGHGEATPTSPTGQQNYVNGNAQSGQAAQPQQANNGWPTADGDGSTTPATTPPRQSPTAATLTAPTTPVTPTAATVTAHSNGNGNVHSPNANSQPTSRSERAPPAAAAAPTQRSQRRTSRQAVEEVASRRRSSRGTRNASAGTAAGGGGLRYVSAIAAANQAARPFLDLPPGYEMRTTQQGQVYFYHIPTGVSTWHDPRIPRDFDTQHLTLDAIGPLPSGWEQRKTASGRVYFVDHNNRTTQFTDPRLSGSILQMIRRGGSVPPATPNTTAASTTVATVAAPAAPPAAATAAAPSPANNAANSTSSSSTTSTPHRSATQHIVVPDLPQGLLEGADLLPKYRRDLVGKMRALRSELQTMQPQSGHCRLEVSRSEIFEESYRLIMKMRAKDMRKRLMVKFKGEEGLDYGGVAREWLHLLSREMLNPQYGLFQYSRDDHYTLQINPDSGVNPDHLSYFHFVGRTLGIAVFHGHCLDGGFTTPFYKQLLNKPITLGDIEGVDPELHRSLTWMLESNISGIIESTFSVENNSFGALVVHELKPGGAAIAVTEENKREYVKLYVNYRFMRGIEQQFLALQKGFCELIPSHLLRPFDERELELVIGGISSIDVNDWRNNTRLKHCTNETTQVLWFWQVVESYSSEMRARLLQFVTGSSRVPLQGFRALQGSTGAVGPRLFTIHLTADVPTQNLPKAHTCFNRIDLPPYENYQLLCDKLTQAVEETCGFAVE, encoded by the exons GGTTGCCCGATCCGTTTGCCAAGGTCCAGGTGGATGGCACCGGTCAAGTCTACTCGACGGAGATAAGCAAATCTTCTCTGGATCCGAAATGGAATGCACACTACGATCTGTTTCTGGGACGTGGCGATTGCATAACCATTACAGTGTGGAACCAGCGCAAGATACACAAAGGCAGCGGCTTTCTGGGCTGTGTGCGCATTCCCGCCTTGACCATACAAAGCCTCAAGGGAGCAGGCT TTCAACGACTGGATTTGGGCAAACTCTCGCCGGACGACGATGAGTTGGTGCGCGGCCAGATTATCATCTCGCTCCTGCCCAAGGATGGACCATGCAGCGGGAATCCCCTGGCCATTGTGGGACCCAGTGGCGATGTGCGCGGCCCATCGGAGGAGGACTCCACCGAGGATCTGCTGCCTGATGGTTGGGAAGAGCGACGCACGGACAACGGGCGCATCTACTATGTGAATCATGCTACCAAATCGACGCAATGGGATCGACCCAGAGCCGCAGCAACGCCAGCGGGGACCAAGTCGCCGCAGCAGCGACAAAACAATGGCAACCAGCCACCGGCGGGTCCCACGCGATCCACCACCTGCACGAATCTGCTCAACGGCCATAGCAATCGTCAGGCAACGCGCGAGACGACGGACGAGCGACGCCACTCAACCGAAATACTCTCGAGCGTTGGTGTTGCCGGGGGCAAGGAGAACACCAGTCCGACATCGGGCACAACGACAGCGtcaacgacagcgacgacgCCGGGCAAGAAGCTGAACTCGAGTCGTGCTGGCAATGCGGCACTGGAACCCGCCAcgcccaacaacagcagcagtagcggGAGCAGCAGTAACAATACAACGACAAACACAACGGGAGCGGGAACAGGAACGGGAGGAACAACGACGGCGACTGGTCGCCTGCACATCAGCAACaccaatagcaacagcaacaatgacaaTCATCTGAAAACGCCAAAGCATCAAACATCCTCCACGGCAATGAATGGGCACGGTCATGGGCATGTACATGGACATGGCGAGGCGACGCCCACATCGCCAACGGGACAACAGAACTATGTGAATGGCAATGCGCAAAGTGGCCAAGCGGCGCAACCGCAACAGGCCAACAATGGCTGGCCAACTGCCGACGGGGATGGCAGCACAACACCAGCAACGACGCCGCCACGACAAAGTCCCACAGCAGCCACATTGACAGCGCCAACGACGCCAGTGACACCGACGGCGGCGACGGTAACGGCGCatagcaatggcaacggcaacgtgCACAGTCCCAATGCCAACAGTCAGCCCACAAGCAGATCCGAGCGAGCGCCgcccgcagcagcagcagcgcccaCACAGCGTTCGCAGCGTCGCACGTCGCGTCAAGCGGTGGAGGAGGTCGCATCGCGACGTCGTTCATCGCGTGGCACTCGCAATGCCTCAGCTGGAACAGCGGCTGGTGGCGGTGGATTGCGTTATGTGTCGGCGATAGCGGCAGCAAATCAAGCGGCACGTCCATTCCTGGATCTGCCGCCGGGCTATGAGATGCGCACTACGCAACAGGGTCAGGTGTATTTCTATCACATACCCACGGGCGTGTCCACGTGGCACGATCCGCGCATACCGCGCGATTTTGACACGCAGCATCTGACGCTTGACGCGATTGGACCGCTGCCCAGCGGCTGGGAGCAACGCAAGACAGCGTCGGGTCGCGTCTACTTTGTGGATCACAACAATCGCACCACACAGTTTACGGATCCGCGTCTCAGCGGCAGCATACTGCAAATGATACGCCGTGGCGGCAGCGTGCCACCAGCGACACCAAATACAACGGCTGCGTcaacaacagttgccacaGTAGCAGCGCCAGCTGCTCCgccggcggcagcaacagcagcggcgcCGTCACCAGCGAACAATGCGGCGAAttcaacgtcgtcgtcgtcgacgacaTCGACACCACATCGCAGTGCGACGCAGCACATTGTGGTGCCCGATTTGCCGCAGGGACTGCTTGAGGGCGCCGATCTGTTGCCGAAGTACCGCCGCGATTTGGTGGGCAAGATGCGAGCGTTGCGCTCGGAGCTGCAGACGATGCAGCCACAGTCGGGCCACTGTCGGCTAGAGGTGTCGCGCAGCGAGATATTCGAGGAGAGCTACAGACTGATTATGAAGATGCGCGCCAAGGACATGCGCAAGCGGCTCATGGTCAAGTTCAAGGGCGAGGAGGGACTGGACTACGGTGGTGTGGCACGCGAGTGGCTGCATCTGCTCTCCCGCGAGATGCTCAATCCACAGTATGGATTGTTTCAATACAGTCGCGACGATCACTATACGCTACAAATCAATCCGGACTCTGGTGTGAATCCCGATCATTTGtcctattttcattttgtgggACGAACGCTGGGCATTGCTGTGTTCCATGGCCATTGCCTTGATGGTGGCTTCACCACGCCCTTTTATAAACAACTGCTGAACAAACCCATCACACTGGGCGACATTGAGGGCGTGGATCCCGAGCTACATCGCAGCCTCACCTGGATGCT cGAGAGCAACATCAGCGGGATCATTGAGTCGACGTTCAGCGTGGAGAACAATAGCTTTGGCGCTCTGGTGGTGCATGAACTAAAGCCTGGCGGCGCCGCAATTGCCGTCACCGAGGAGAACAAGCGCGAGTATGTGAAGCTCTATGTCAACTATCGTTTCATGCGAGGCATTGAGCAGCAGTTCCTGGCACTGCAAAAAG GCTTTTGTGAGCTAATACCCAGCCATTTGCTGCGGCCATTTGATGAGCGCGAACTGGAATTGGTCATTGGCGGCATCTCTAGCATCGATGTCAACGATTGGCGCAACAATACGAGACTGAAGCACTGCACCAATGAAACGACGCAAGTTCTGTGGTTCTGGCAG GTGGTTGAGTCATACAGCTCGGAGATGCGTGCGCGTCTGTTGCAGTTTGTCACTGGATCGTCACGTGTGCCGCTGCAAGGATTTCGTGCGCTACAGGGATCGACGGGTGCGGTGGGGCCACGCCTCTTCACCATTCACCTTACCGCGGATGTGCCGACACAAAATTTGCCCAAGGCTCACACCTGCTTTAATCGCATCGACTTGCCGCCCTACGAAAACTATCAGCTGCTGTGTGACAAGCTGACACAGGCCGTGGAGGAGACCTGTGGCTTTGCTGTGGAATAG